In Sporichthya polymorpha DSM 43042, a genomic segment contains:
- a CDS encoding alpha/beta fold hydrolase has translation MTQPLPSAGPAPREPARQARTEVLDVGRPLEVSHWPGAPGRMPLLLCAGIGTSSSLFDLLVEHLDPERPLIAVNPPGLGSSPPPKAPYILHTMARCLRLAVDRLGYDRTDVLGISWGGALAQQFAFQNPRRCHRAVLVATATGWLCVPPSPRTLARMATPRRHRNPAYARRIAGELYGGTARRDPAGTVDLLHSAPSATPVRSYLYQLGAGTGWASLPALRMVRQPTLVLAGDDDPIIPTANARLMSAALPHGRLHIYRGGHLALLTEAADLAPVIENFLDER, from the coding sequence GTGACGCAACCGCTGCCCAGCGCCGGTCCCGCCCCGCGGGAGCCGGCCCGTCAGGCCCGCACCGAGGTCCTCGACGTCGGCCGGCCGCTCGAGGTCAGTCACTGGCCCGGCGCCCCGGGGCGGATGCCCCTGTTGCTGTGCGCGGGGATCGGGACGTCCTCGTCGCTGTTCGACCTGCTCGTCGAGCACCTCGACCCGGAGCGGCCGCTGATCGCGGTCAACCCGCCCGGCCTCGGGTCGTCCCCGCCGCCGAAGGCGCCGTACATCCTGCACACCATGGCGCGCTGCCTCCGGCTGGCCGTGGACCGTCTCGGGTACGACCGCACCGACGTCCTCGGCATCTCGTGGGGCGGCGCGCTCGCGCAGCAGTTCGCGTTCCAGAACCCGCGCCGGTGCCACCGTGCCGTCCTCGTCGCGACCGCGACGGGCTGGCTGTGCGTCCCGCCGAGCCCGCGCACCCTCGCCCGCATGGCGACGCCCCGCCGGCACCGCAACCCGGCGTACGCCCGGCGCATCGCCGGTGAGCTCTACGGCGGCACGGCCCGCCGGGACCCGGCGGGGACCGTCGACCTGCTCCACAGCGCCCCGAGCGCGACGCCGGTGCGCAGCTACCTGTACCAGCTCGGCGCCGGCACCGGTTGGGCGAGCCTGCCCGCGTTGCGGATGGTCCGTCAGCCCACACTGGTGCTGGCCGGCGACGACGACCCGATCATCCCGACGGCGAACGCCCGCCTGATGTCCGCCGCCCTGCCCCACGGCCGGTTGCACATCTATCGCGGCGGCCACCTCGCGCTGCTGACCGAGGCCGCCGACCTCGCCCCGGTCATCGAGAACTTCCTCGACGAGCGGTAG
- a CDS encoding PHA/PHB synthase family protein, translated as MSARNGAPRGSARTPGRTSGRNEEAVEVGVPFDLLLSRATEGSWRNLVPTPSSTLKLAGALARRPRTVVSQSATLTGELAKVVAGRSELAPHPKDARYAHPAWQENPVLRRALQAHLAVSASAEQLVANAGLDENAGHRVTLTVSNLLDATAPSNNLVLNPGALATAKETKGASLVRGTRNLVRDLSAPPRVPRMVEPDAFEVGVNVAATPGAVVERTAVYELLQYNATTPTVRRVPLLLVPPVINKYYVADMAPGRSMVEYLVGQGHQVFVMSWRNPDVRHSAWNLDTYGDAIVNAIGTARQICGSESVSLLSFCSGGILSAMVLAHLADTGRLTDVSAAAWSVTVLDQSRAGVAGALLTPAAAEAAARSSAARGYLDGRVLAEVFAWLRPRDLIWNYWVDSYLMGKSPRPFDVLFWNADTTRMAAALHKDFLAMAQQNSLVHPGMATMLGSPVDLGTVDIDTYITGGINDHLCPWESCYASTQLLGGNSRFVLSSAGHVASIVNPPTNPKATFRIADSTPADAHDWLKAAETVKGSWWPDFSQWLHEHGGEMVDAPSTPGSAEHPAIVAAPGTYVRAT; from the coding sequence ATGAGCGCACGCAACGGCGCGCCCCGAGGTTCTGCTCGTACCCCTGGCCGTACCTCTGGACGAAATGAGGAGGCCGTCGAGGTCGGCGTCCCCTTCGACCTGCTCCTGTCCCGGGCCACGGAGGGCTCCTGGCGCAATCTCGTCCCCACCCCGTCCTCGACGCTGAAGCTGGCCGGGGCCCTCGCCCGCCGGCCCCGGACGGTCGTCAGCCAGAGCGCGACCCTGACCGGGGAGCTGGCGAAGGTCGTCGCCGGCCGGTCCGAGCTGGCGCCGCATCCCAAGGACGCCCGCTACGCGCACCCCGCGTGGCAGGAGAACCCCGTCCTGCGCCGGGCGCTCCAGGCGCACCTGGCCGTCTCCGCGTCCGCGGAGCAGCTGGTCGCGAACGCGGGGCTGGACGAGAACGCCGGCCACCGCGTGACGCTGACGGTGAGCAACCTCCTCGACGCGACCGCGCCCAGCAACAACCTGGTTTTGAACCCGGGCGCGCTGGCCACCGCCAAGGAGACGAAGGGCGCGAGCCTGGTCCGCGGGACGCGCAACCTCGTCCGCGACCTGTCCGCGCCGCCCCGCGTCCCGCGGATGGTGGAGCCGGACGCCTTCGAGGTGGGCGTCAACGTCGCCGCGACGCCGGGTGCCGTCGTCGAGCGGACGGCGGTCTACGAGCTGCTGCAGTACAACGCCACGACCCCGACCGTCCGGCGGGTCCCGCTGCTGCTCGTGCCGCCGGTGATCAACAAGTACTACGTCGCCGACATGGCGCCCGGGCGCAGCATGGTCGAGTACCTGGTCGGCCAGGGGCACCAGGTGTTCGTGATGTCGTGGCGCAACCCGGACGTCCGGCATTCCGCCTGGAACCTCGACACCTACGGCGACGCGATCGTCAACGCGATCGGCACCGCCCGGCAGATCTGCGGCAGCGAGAGCGTCTCGCTGCTCTCGTTCTGCTCCGGCGGGATCCTGAGCGCGATGGTGCTCGCCCACCTCGCCGACACCGGACGGCTGACGGACGTCTCCGCCGCCGCCTGGTCGGTCACCGTCCTCGACCAGTCCCGCGCCGGCGTCGCCGGGGCGCTGCTCACGCCGGCCGCGGCCGAGGCGGCGGCCCGCTCGTCGGCCGCCCGCGGCTACCTCGACGGGCGCGTGCTCGCGGAGGTGTTCGCCTGGCTCCGGCCTCGCGACCTGATCTGGAACTACTGGGTCGACAGCTACCTGATGGGCAAGTCACCCCGACCCTTCGACGTCCTGTTCTGGAACGCGGACACGACCCGCATGGCCGCGGCGCTCCACAAGGACTTCCTCGCGATGGCCCAGCAGAACTCGCTGGTCCACCCGGGGATGGCGACGATGCTCGGATCGCCGGTCGACCTCGGCACGGTGGACATCGACACCTACATCACCGGCGGGATCAACGACCACCTCTGCCCGTGGGAGTCCTGCTACGCCAGTACGCAACTTCTGGGCGGGAACAGCCGATTCGTCCTGTCCAGCGCCGGGCACGTCGCCTCGATCGTGAACCCGCCCACGAACCCCAAGGCAACCTTCCGAATCGCGGACAGCACCCCCGCCGACGCGCATGATTGGTTGAAGGCCGCCGAGACGGTGAAGGGTTCCTGGTGGCCCGACTTCAGCCAGTGGTTGCACGAACACGGAGGTGAGATGGTGGACGCGCCGTCGACACCCGGCTCCGCCGAGCACCCCGCGATCGTCGCCGCGCCCGGCACCTACGTGCGGGCCACCTGA
- a CDS encoding PfkB family carbohydrate kinase, producing MSGTVFVFAPDPLLTVTVEAGPGGDEIHLHPGGQGFWAARMAHALGAVVTLGGPFGGESGAVVRALMADTGLQVAAVSVGATNGAYVHDRRDGERRQVAAMRPETLTRHDIDDFYTTALTGALEADVTILAGPGAWDPPLLPSEIYRRLAGDLRSMGRTVVADLSGDVLAEALAGGLSLVKVSHEELERDGLATPGDTASLLSAMTELTKTGADNVVVSRAGDPAFALIDGRLVSVTGPSLDVVDHRGAGDSMTAGLAVGIAAGLDLAEALRLGAAAGALNVTRHGLASGERSAIQRLAEQFELHDLNPEAAT from the coding sequence GTGAGCGGCACCGTGTTCGTCTTCGCACCCGACCCGTTGCTGACCGTGACCGTCGAGGCGGGGCCGGGCGGCGACGAGATCCATCTGCACCCGGGCGGTCAGGGATTCTGGGCGGCCCGGATGGCGCACGCGCTGGGGGCCGTGGTGACGCTCGGCGGGCCGTTCGGCGGCGAGTCCGGGGCCGTCGTCCGGGCGCTGATGGCCGACACCGGCCTCCAGGTCGCGGCCGTGTCGGTCGGGGCGACGAACGGCGCGTACGTCCACGACCGCCGCGACGGTGAGCGCCGCCAGGTCGCCGCCATGCGGCCGGAGACCCTGACCCGGCACGACATCGACGACTTCTACACGACCGCGCTGACCGGGGCCCTGGAGGCGGACGTCACCATCCTGGCCGGGCCCGGGGCGTGGGATCCGCCGCTGCTGCCGTCCGAGATCTACCGGCGTCTGGCCGGTGACCTGCGCTCGATGGGGCGCACGGTGGTCGCCGATCTGTCCGGCGACGTCCTGGCCGAGGCACTGGCCGGCGGGCTCAGCCTGGTCAAGGTCAGCCACGAGGAACTCGAGCGCGACGGGCTCGCGACGCCCGGCGACACCGCGTCGCTGCTGAGCGCGATGACCGAACTGACCAAGACCGGCGCCGACAACGTCGTCGTCAGCCGGGCGGGCGACCCGGCCTTCGCGCTCATCGACGGACGACTGGTGTCGGTCACCGGGCCCTCGCTCGACGTCGTCGACCACCGCGGCGCCGGGGACTCGATGACCGCCGGCCTCGCCGTCGGCATCGCCGCGGGGCTGGACCTCGCCGAGGCGCTCCGACTCGGGGCTGCCGCCGGCGCCCTGAACGTGACGCGGCACGGGCTGGCCAGCGGGGAGCGGTCCGCGATCCAGCGACTGGCCGAGCAGTTCGAGTTGCACGATCTGAATCCGGAGGCAGCGACATGA
- the surE gene encoding 5'/3'-nucleotidase SurE: MTSDMTERQDNGPSVLITNDDGIASEGLRLLAIAARQAGMRPVVAAPMTDTSGASASITSTETDGRLLFETRELPGLEDCPTYAVAALPAYISLVGVRGAFGGPFDYVLSGINNGPNTGHAILHSGTVGAALTAAGQGVTSLAVSLGVGPDRNFATAAALAERVLPCLMSAPKGTILNLNVPDLAPDDVRGVREASLASFGAVQTNILESGKGYVVTGFSEVDTSSEPDSDAALLAAGWATLTALRPVCQAGDVDLRSLVGDFLTGPIKA, translated from the coding sequence ATGACGTCGGACATGACGGAGCGTCAGGACAACGGCCCCTCGGTCCTGATCACGAACGACGACGGGATCGCCAGCGAGGGTCTGCGACTGCTCGCCATCGCGGCCCGCCAGGCCGGGATGCGGCCGGTCGTCGCGGCTCCGATGACGGACACCAGTGGCGCCAGTGCCTCGATCACCTCGACCGAGACCGACGGGCGGCTGCTGTTCGAGACGCGCGAGCTGCCCGGGCTGGAGGACTGCCCGACCTACGCGGTCGCGGCGCTGCCGGCGTACATCTCGCTGGTCGGGGTGCGGGGCGCGTTCGGCGGCCCGTTCGACTACGTCCTCTCCGGCATCAACAACGGCCCGAACACCGGTCACGCGATCCTGCACTCCGGCACCGTCGGTGCGGCCCTGACCGCGGCCGGGCAGGGTGTGACGTCGCTGGCGGTGTCGCTCGGCGTCGGGCCCGACCGCAACTTCGCGACCGCGGCCGCGCTCGCGGAGCGGGTCCTGCCGTGCCTGATGTCCGCACCCAAGGGGACGATCCTGAACCTCAACGTCCCGGACCTGGCGCCCGACGACGTGCGCGGCGTCCGCGAGGCGTCGCTGGCCAGCTTCGGTGCGGTACAGACGAACATCCTCGAGTCGGGCAAGGGCTACGTCGTCACCGGGTTCTCGGAGGTCGACACCAGTTCGGAGCCGGACAGCGACGCCGCCCTCCTCGCCGCGGGCTGGGCGACCCTGACGGCCCTGCGGCCGGTCTGCCAGGCCGGGGACGTCGACCTCCGCTCGCTGGTCGGGGACTTCCTCACCGGCCCGATCAAGGCCTGA
- a CDS encoding YdeI/OmpD-associated family protein, with protein sequence MSATPGDGVFFTGPAEFEAWLEEHADTADELWIRFAKKATGIASLDWAGAVEVALCFGWIDGQVRRVDDSWHLQRFTPRRPKSAWAKLNRVKVEKLIAEGRMRPRGLAEVERAKADGRWDAAYDPPSTATVPDDLAAALKAAGARKKFDALDSSNRFAVLHRVQRTKTPAGRAKAIERVVNLIASGGKPHP encoded by the coding sequence GTGTCAGCTACGCCGGGGGACGGGGTCTTCTTCACCGGGCCGGCGGAGTTCGAGGCGTGGCTGGAGGAGCATGCGGACACCGCGGACGAACTCTGGATCCGGTTCGCGAAGAAGGCGACGGGGATCGCGTCCCTCGACTGGGCGGGGGCGGTCGAGGTCGCGCTGTGCTTCGGGTGGATCGACGGGCAGGTGCGGCGGGTCGACGACTCCTGGCACCTGCAGCGGTTCACTCCGCGCCGGCCGAAGAGCGCGTGGGCGAAGCTGAATCGCGTCAAGGTCGAGAAGCTGATCGCGGAGGGGCGGATGCGCCCGCGCGGACTGGCGGAGGTCGAACGGGCAAAGGCCGACGGCCGCTGGGACGCGGCGTACGACCCGCCCTCGACGGCGACCGTGCCCGACGACCTCGCCGCCGCGCTGAAGGCCGCCGGGGCGCGGAAGAAGTTCGACGCCCTCGACAGTTCGAACCGCTTCGCGGTCCTGCACCGGGTGCAGCGGACGAAGACCCCCGCCGGGCGGGCGAAGGCGATCGAGCGTGTGGTGAACCTCATCGCCTCCGGGGGCAAGCCGCACCCCTGA
- a CDS encoding HNH endonuclease signature motif containing protein — translation MTGAESVAVLRATQRQLNAAHAAWLAMVAEVGSRGLDSEDEIVRLAAPDRWGADEVRTALHISAYTANELLDFAWAIVRRFPKLHAAMAAGELSIERARVIHFWVRDMSDEHASTVIDEVLGHCSIDADRPWTSEQLGARCRKLGIQLDPDWAQRRFAEAHRERRVISWRNEDGTATLAAQNQDPARVAAAIARVRKLADDAKRAGDPRPLDHLRSEIALNLLDGTYADFTDDQILAHLATTRPTEDEHDPADETDDTEMGEEYQPEPAPEPEPEPAPEPAPEPEAEPAPVARSPHHGVQLTAKVSTLLGLDRDPAELAGQGPIHAEYARDLAKQLSAGQWRFAVTGPDGYAVSSGLVIARPIDWERRRTSDHGIVDLLIPADLLQTLLEETVTSPEIALWRPVLVEIGRQHLLATAGPDDQPTPEDPDDANSAEARRRFPRQALRRDTQLRMTTCQAPGCRLPAARSEIDHTIDHARGGLTLAGNLGPLCEHDHDLKTKGGWQLIRLGHDRVRWITRLGVVYDVEIPPLIEPDTPGRASAPGDERQPPRPAPDEPAA, via the coding sequence ATGACCGGGGCCGAGTCGGTCGCCGTGCTGCGTGCGACGCAACGGCAGCTCAACGCCGCCCACGCGGCCTGGCTGGCAATGGTGGCCGAGGTCGGGTCCCGCGGCCTGGATTCCGAGGACGAGATCGTGCGCCTGGCGGCCCCGGACCGCTGGGGCGCCGATGAGGTCCGCACCGCCCTGCACATCTCGGCCTACACCGCCAACGAGCTGCTGGACTTCGCCTGGGCGATCGTGCGCCGCTTCCCGAAATTGCATGCCGCGATGGCCGCCGGCGAGTTGAGTATCGAACGGGCCCGGGTGATCCATTTCTGGGTCCGGGACATGAGCGATGAGCACGCCAGCACCGTGATCGATGAGGTCCTCGGGCACTGCTCGATCGACGCCGACCGCCCGTGGACCAGTGAGCAGCTCGGCGCGCGGTGCCGCAAACTCGGGATCCAGCTCGACCCGGACTGGGCCCAGCGGCGCTTCGCCGAAGCGCACCGCGAGCGGCGCGTGATCTCCTGGCGCAACGAGGACGGCACCGCCACCCTCGCCGCGCAGAACCAGGACCCCGCCCGCGTCGCCGCCGCCATCGCCCGGGTCCGCAAGCTCGCCGACGACGCCAAACGTGCGGGTGATCCGCGGCCGCTGGATCACCTGCGCTCGGAGATCGCGCTCAACCTGCTGGACGGCACTTACGCCGACTTCACCGACGACCAGATCCTCGCCCACCTCGCCACCACCCGCCCCACCGAGGACGAGCACGACCCGGCCGACGAGACCGACGACACCGAGATGGGCGAGGAGTACCAGCCGGAGCCGGCGCCCGAGCCGGAGCCCGAGCCGGCGCCCGAGCCCGCCCCCGAGCCGGAGGCGGAGCCGGCGCCGGTGGCGCGGTCCCCGCATCACGGGGTGCAGCTGACCGCGAAGGTCTCCACTCTGCTCGGGCTGGACCGCGACCCCGCCGAACTGGCCGGGCAGGGACCGATCCACGCCGAGTACGCCCGCGACCTCGCGAAGCAACTCTCCGCCGGGCAGTGGCGGTTCGCGGTCACCGGCCCCGACGGGTACGCGGTCAGCTCCGGGCTCGTCATCGCCCGGCCGATCGACTGGGAACGGCGCCGGACCAGTGACCACGGCATCGTCGACCTCCTCATTCCCGCCGACCTGCTGCAGACCCTGCTGGAGGAGACCGTCACCAGCCCCGAGATCGCCCTCTGGCGGCCCGTGCTCGTCGAGATCGGCCGCCAGCACCTTCTGGCTACCGCAGGACCGGACGACCAGCCCACGCCGGAAGACCCGGACGACGCGAACTCTGCCGAGGCGCGCCGCCGCTTCCCCCGCCAAGCCCTACGTCGGGACACCCAGCTGCGGATGACGACCTGCCAGGCCCCCGGCTGCCGGCTCCCGGCCGCGCGGTCGGAGATCGACCACACGATCGACCACGCCCGCGGCGGACTGACCCTGGCCGGGAACCTCGGCCCGCTGTGCGAGCACGACCACGACCTCAAGACCAAGGGCGGGTGGCAACTCATCCGGCTCGGCCACGACCGAGTCCGCTGGATCACCCGCCTCGGTGTCGTCTACGACGTCGAAATCCCACCACTGATCGAACCCGACACACCCGGGCGAGCCAGCGCACCCGGGGATGAACGACAACCACCCCGCCCCGCACCCGACGAGCCAGCCGCCTGA
- a CDS encoding biotin carboxylase N-terminal domain-containing protein, with product MRSVLVANRGEIAVRVLRAARDAGMRAVAVHTAADAEALHVRRADEAHEVESYLDIASVVAAAQRAGVDAIHPGYGFLAENADFAEAVRTAGLVWIGPPPAVIRDLGDKVTARRIARDAGVPLLPGTESPVADAAAVEAFAAEHGLPLVIKAAFGGGGRGLKVVRTVAEIPDAFASATREAVAAFGRGECFVERFLDSARHVEAQVLADDDGRVVVVGLRDCSVQRRNQKLVEEAPAPALPAGVVARISESARSLCRAAGYRNAGTVEYLVGTDGTVAFLEVNTRLQVEHPVTEETTGVDLVAEQFRLAAGGRLAREDDVPARGHAVEFRLIAEDPAQGYLPVPGTVTRLAVPTGPGVRLDAGVEDGDAVDPRFDSMFAKLIVSAPDRAAALRRAARVLAETEIAGVPTPLAVYRRIVRHPDFAGEVLRVHNRWVEQDLAAEADLETGGGPTDPAVVGVRVGRRVMPVRVPGLTVLGGRAAAIRAEAAALRTAGAAVADGPEVLAPMQGTIVAVAVKDGDLVAPGDLIAVCEAMKMENPVRAHRAGVVTGLSVTPGAPVAAATVLCTLAAPVDKKG from the coding sequence CTGCGGTCGGTGCTGGTCGCGAACCGCGGCGAGATCGCGGTGCGCGTCCTGCGCGCGGCGCGGGACGCCGGGATGCGGGCGGTGGCGGTCCACACGGCTGCCGATGCGGAAGCGCTGCACGTCCGGCGCGCCGACGAGGCCCACGAGGTCGAGAGCTACCTCGACATCGCGTCGGTGGTCGCCGCCGCGCAGCGGGCCGGGGTGGACGCGATCCACCCGGGCTACGGGTTCCTCGCCGAGAACGCGGACTTCGCGGAGGCGGTCCGTACGGCCGGGCTGGTGTGGATCGGCCCGCCGCCGGCGGTGATCCGGGACCTCGGCGACAAGGTGACGGCCCGTCGGATCGCGCGGGACGCGGGGGTGCCCCTGCTGCCCGGCACCGAGTCACCGGTGGCCGACGCGGCGGCGGTCGAGGCGTTCGCCGCGGAGCACGGGTTGCCGCTGGTCATCAAGGCCGCGTTCGGGGGCGGTGGCCGCGGGCTGAAGGTCGTGCGGACGGTCGCGGAGATCCCCGACGCGTTCGCCTCCGCGACCCGCGAGGCCGTCGCCGCGTTCGGGCGTGGGGAGTGCTTCGTCGAGCGGTTCCTCGACTCCGCCCGGCACGTCGAGGCGCAGGTGCTCGCGGACGACGACGGCCGGGTCGTGGTGGTCGGGCTGCGCGACTGCTCGGTCCAGCGGCGCAATCAGAAGCTCGTCGAGGAGGCTCCCGCGCCGGCTCTGCCCGCCGGGGTGGTGGCGCGGATCTCGGAGTCCGCGCGTTCCCTCTGCCGCGCCGCCGGCTACCGGAATGCGGGCACGGTGGAGTACCTCGTCGGCACGGACGGGACCGTCGCGTTCCTCGAGGTGAACACCCGGCTGCAGGTCGAGCACCCGGTGACCGAGGAGACGACCGGCGTCGACCTCGTCGCCGAGCAGTTTCGGCTCGCGGCCGGTGGTCGCCTGGCTCGTGAGGACGACGTCCCGGCCCGCGGCCACGCCGTCGAGTTCCGGTTGATCGCCGAGGACCCGGCGCAGGGCTACCTGCCGGTGCCGGGGACCGTGACCCGGCTGGCCGTCCCGACCGGGCCGGGCGTGCGCCTCGACGCCGGGGTGGAGGACGGCGACGCCGTCGACCCGCGGTTCGACTCGATGTTCGCCAAGCTGATCGTGAGCGCTCCCGACCGCGCCGCCGCCCTGCGCCGGGCCGCGCGGGTGCTGGCGGAGACCGAGATCGCCGGCGTCCCGACGCCGCTGGCCGTCTACCGGCGGATCGTCCGGCACCCCGACTTCGCGGGCGAGGTGCTGCGCGTCCACAACCGTTGGGTCGAGCAGGACCTCGCCGCCGAGGCCGACCTCGAAACCGGCGGAGGCCCGACCGACCCCGCCGTGGTGGGCGTGCGCGTCGGGCGTCGCGTGATGCCGGTCCGCGTCCCCGGCCTCACGGTCCTCGGCGGCCGGGCCGCGGCGATCCGCGCCGAGGCCGCGGCCCTGCGCACCGCGGGCGCCGCCGTCGCCGACGGCCCCGAGGTCCTCGCCCCGATGCAGGGGACGATCGTCGCCGTCGCGGTGAAGGACGGCGACCTCGTCGCCCCCGGCGACCTGATCGCCGTCTGCGAGGCGATGAAGATGGAGAACCCCGTCCGCGCGCACCGCGCCGGCGTCGTCACCGGCCTCTCGGTCACTCCCGGCGCCCCCGTCGCCGCCGCCACCGTCCTCTGCACCCTCGCCGCCCCTGTGGATAAGAAAGGGTGA
- a CDS encoding LLM class F420-dependent oxidoreductase codes for MRVGVALTANAEFARIPAQARRLEEAGFDLIASGEHVFFHAPVPNGLIALAAAGGATERIRLLSALTLLPTYPAALAAKQVATLDGVTNGRFEFGVGVGGEYPSELRACGLDPKHRGAYTDEALEVITKLFTGERVEHNGRFVTIEGERLLPPPVQRPGPPIWVGGRKPAAMRRAGRFADVWMPYLMTAEQVASSLASAREHAEAAGRKSDDVAGAYFAWCNVGRNGDRARASGIEMLSRAYNQDMGPVADKYMVLGSPEHVVERLSAYAAAGAGTVIIATACPPEDADEVLDLLASDVLPALRQV; via the coding sequence ATGAGAGTCGGAGTCGCGCTGACGGCGAACGCGGAGTTCGCGAGGATCCCGGCGCAGGCGCGGCGGCTGGAGGAGGCCGGCTTCGACCTGATCGCGTCCGGCGAGCACGTGTTCTTCCACGCGCCCGTCCCCAACGGCCTGATCGCGCTCGCCGCCGCCGGCGGCGCCACCGAGCGCATTCGCCTGCTCTCCGCGCTGACGCTGCTGCCGACGTACCCGGCCGCGCTCGCCGCCAAGCAGGTCGCGACGCTCGACGGCGTCACGAACGGGCGCTTCGAGTTCGGCGTCGGCGTCGGTGGTGAGTACCCGTCAGAACTGCGGGCGTGCGGCCTGGACCCGAAACACCGCGGCGCCTACACCGACGAGGCGCTCGAGGTGATCACGAAGCTGTTCACCGGTGAGCGGGTCGAGCACAACGGCCGGTTCGTGACGATCGAGGGGGAGCGGTTGCTGCCTCCGCCGGTCCAGCGTCCCGGGCCGCCGATCTGGGTCGGCGGGCGCAAGCCCGCGGCGATGCGTCGCGCCGGCCGCTTCGCGGACGTCTGGATGCCGTACCTGATGACCGCGGAGCAGGTGGCGTCGAGCCTGGCGTCCGCCCGCGAGCACGCCGAGGCCGCGGGCCGGAAGTCGGACGACGTCGCCGGCGCGTACTTCGCGTGGTGCAACGTCGGCCGGAACGGTGACCGGGCCCGGGCCTCCGGCATCGAGATGCTCTCCCGCGCCTACAACCAGGACATGGGGCCCGTCGCCGACAAGTACATGGTGCTCGGGTCGCCCGAGCACGTCGTCGAGCGACTGTCCGCCTACGCGGCCGCGGGCGCGGGGACGGTCATCATCGCGACGGCCTGCCCGCCGGAGGACGCGGACGAGGTGCTCGACCTGCTCGCCTCCGACGTGCTCCCCGCCTTGCGCCAGGTCTGA
- a CDS encoding HpcH/HpaI aldolase/citrate lyase family protein codes for MKRLRNPLFVPGGRPELLAKVARSAPDAVFVDLEDAVPPGEKDTARALVVEALDAGRPDVPTLVRINPVDSPEHAADVAACASLIAAGSLDGVVLPKYSAVDQLATLRAALSPGAVVVAGLETGLGVADARELLAARPDAAYFGAEDYALDIGARRTPRSREVLYARSHVVLCAKLAGVLALDQAVVAVRDVGAYRRDAEEGRDLGYDGKICLHPDQVTIAAEVFAPSEAEVAHARAVIAAAADGVGVVDGAMVDAVHVRMAETVLARAGEDV; via the coding sequence GTGAAGCGCCTGCGCAACCCGCTGTTCGTGCCGGGCGGGCGCCCGGAGCTGCTGGCGAAGGTGGCCCGCAGCGCCCCGGACGCCGTGTTCGTCGACCTCGAGGACGCCGTGCCGCCGGGGGAGAAGGACACCGCCCGGGCGCTCGTTGTCGAGGCGCTGGACGCCGGGCGCCCGGACGTTCCGACGCTGGTGCGGATCAACCCCGTCGACTCGCCGGAGCACGCGGCCGACGTCGCGGCCTGTGCGTCGCTGATCGCCGCGGGCTCGCTCGACGGCGTGGTGCTGCCGAAGTACTCCGCGGTCGACCAGCTCGCGACGCTGCGCGCGGCCCTGTCGCCGGGCGCGGTCGTGGTCGCCGGTCTGGAGACCGGGCTCGGCGTCGCGGACGCGCGTGAGCTGCTCGCGGCCCGGCCCGACGCGGCCTACTTCGGGGCCGAGGACTACGCGCTCGACATCGGCGCCCGCCGCACACCCCGCAGCCGTGAGGTGCTCTACGCCCGCAGCCACGTCGTGCTGTGCGCGAAGCTCGCCGGCGTGCTCGCGCTGGACCAGGCCGTGGTCGCGGTGCGCGACGTCGGCGCCTACCGGCGCGATGCCGAGGAGGGCCGTGACCTCGGCTACGACGGCAAGATCTGCCTGCACCCGGACCAGGTGACGATCGCGGCGGAGGTGTTCGCGCCCTCGGAGGCGGAGGTCGCCCACGCCCGCGCGGTGATCGCTGCTGCGGCCGACGGTGTGGGGGTCGTGGACGGCGCGATGGTCGACGCCGTTCACGTACGGATGGCGGAGACAGTGCTCGCACGGGCGGGGGAGGACGTATGA
- a CDS encoding MaoC family dehydratase, whose translation MAGLYFEDLKAGMVVEHATRRTVTETDNVLFTAMTMNTAPLHLDHDYAAGTEFGRPLVNSMFTLALVVGLSVAELTQGTIVAQLGIGDVRFPAPVFVGDTVRVQTEIVEARPSESRPANGVVVFEHRAYNQRDELVCVCRRTGLMHRRPA comes from the coding sequence ATGGCGGGGTTGTACTTCGAGGACCTCAAGGCGGGGATGGTCGTCGAGCACGCGACCAGGCGGACGGTCACCGAGACCGACAACGTCCTGTTCACGGCGATGACGATGAACACCGCCCCGCTGCACCTCGACCACGACTACGCGGCGGGCACGGAGTTCGGCCGGCCGCTGGTCAACTCGATGTTCACGCTCGCGCTGGTCGTGGGGCTCTCGGTCGCCGAGCTGACGCAGGGCACGATCGTCGCCCAGCTCGGCATCGGCGACGTGCGGTTCCCGGCGCCGGTCTTCGTCGGCGACACCGTCCGGGTCCAGACCGAGATCGTCGAGGCGCGGCCGTCGGAGTCCCGTCCGGCCAACGGCGTCGTCGTCTTCGAGCACCGCGCGTACAACCAGCGCGACGAGCTCGTCTGCGTCTGCCGCCGCACCGGCCTGATGCACCGGAGGCCGGCGTGA